The sequence AGGGGTGGGCTTCGTGGCCCTGCGCAAAGCTGTGCGACGGAGAAACGCGGCTCTGGCACACTCGCGTTGTTTAGCGAGGAGGAAGGGGCAGGTGGGATCAAGAGAGGGATGTGTGTTTACCTGGCAATGAATGCACCATGGTTGGGCACACGCGTGAGCGGTAGGATCTGCGGGTAGGGGTGCAGCACAGCGGCGGCACTTGGCCGGAACGTCGTGCTGAGGGCATTGGTGAGCATGGTGTCCCAGAGCAAGACAACGGGTGCATGTGGGGGGCTTAGGCTTATGAGGGCGGCATCGGAAAGCGACGCGTTTAAAATATACGAAGTGGGGTATGACGGTGCCAGCGAAGGTTATGAGCACTGATTCTGTGCTGCCCATCATACGAGCAGCGAGAATATCAGTCGTGTATGATTCAAGGTCATGCATGAGCTGAGTAGGAGTAAAGTGACCACCAACGTTATGAATGACGCCGAGGCAGGAAATGGGAGGATTGGGGGCATATGTTTTGACGGTGATTGGCTTACCGTGGAGCTGAAGATGCGTGAGAGAAAGTAGGAGTTGGGCGGTGAGAGGGGAGTGTGTTTTCAGAAATACAAGGCTCTGAGCTGGCTTGGCCTGAAGGGTGATCTCTGCGCTGGTTTTGGAGGAGAGATGTGCGGCGGAGACGATGGCGGCAAGCAAGTCGTAAAGAGGCAGCTTGGGAGTGAGGGTACCGGGCGGAAGCTGTATCCCAACTGAGATGAGCTCGGTGCGAGGGCGGGCGGCGGAGGCAGGTTTGCGGCTGGTACTGACGGTGCTCCAGCCGCTTTCTAATGATGGCGTATTATGGTCGTTGTCTGGGGACGACGTGAAATCCATCTCCGCCGACGAGTCGTCAGCCGGATACACAGTGGTCAAGGAGGTAGGGGCGACAGAAACACATCTTGAAACATTGGGAATGACGTTGGCGGGCGTAGAGTTTGCACTGTCCAGCACGGCAGAAGTGGTGGATCCGGTGGGAGCGGCTGCAACAAGCGCGTTCAGCTGCGATTCTGATGTCTGATTGCAGCACTTTACAACAGGCGCCAATGTGGCCGGAATAGACGCGGCGGCAACCGTGGCGGCGACGGTGAACGCTGCAGGCTGCGACACGTTTAGTGGTCCGAGACTCTTGGCGTCGCTGACAGCGTGGAACTTGGTCGTAGGAGACATTGAGGCGACGAACGGCGACTGCGACGCGGCGGTCGAGTCAGAGCTCTCAGCGTTGCTCACAGCGTTGAACGTGGCCGGAATATGCACGGTGGCGTGTGCGGAGTGCAGGAACGCAGCCGGTTGAGGCAGGGCTGCCGGCTTAGAATTAGGCACGTCGCTGGTAACATTCAGCGTTGACAGAGTAGGCTCAGTGGCACCGGCGGCGTTAGAAGAGGAGGCCAGCGGGGCATTGGTGGCTGTCGGCTGGCGGGTCTTCGTGAGACGCTGCATTTCAGAGGTGCAGGCGCGGCGAGTTAGGGCTAGCGCGGCGCCGCGCCGCTTCGTAGATTTGGAGGGGCCTGGAGGGCCAGCCTGGCGTCGGACCGGGAGTCGTATGGTGTCCACTTGTGGCGGAAGTCTTCGTGAAAAGATGAAGAGTAGACCCAGGGGCGGGCAAGGCCCTGGACCGGGCCAAGGACGGGTGAAAACGGAGCACGATATGCAGCCAGATAACCAGAGTGGCGCCACCTATCGATCTCCGTCACGAGCGTAACATACAAGTCTGTAGCATTCTGCCATAAGTCCTTTCCCTTGTCCGTGTTGTACATGTAGCACCCGGTGCAGTGCGGCGCATTGAAGTCCCCGGCTATCACCAAAGGATTAGCCCCTAAGAGGTTGATTGCCTTCCATAAAAATGCTTTGAAACGCTGGCGAAGGTCATTGGGGCTACTCTACACATTAAGAATTAAAACGCTCTGTCGTCGCATCGGCCTGGTATAATTTCTATCATCACGCCCTCCACCTTGGAGGTGGCCATCCCTACGTCGTGAGTGATGTACGTGAGCTTACGACTTAAAAGGATGCATACACCTCCCTCCGAGTTGGACCGATAATCGATTGATATCCCGATAAATTCACTTCAGCAGATAAGGTCTCTTGAATCAGGATCACTTGCGGCTTTTCGGGATTATTGCGAATGTACTGCTGCAGAGGCGCTTTCTTTTCATGAAAGCCCCTGCAAtcccattgccaaatgcgaagaCTCATGTGAGCGCGCCATCTTGTTGCTGTCTACCTCTGTCCCCGTATTTTGTGGATGGAGTGCCTCTAGCAGTAGGGCAGCGTTAGTAGATTCGCAACATCGCGTTCTCTCGGTAGGATTCTTTTTGGTGACACGTTTGTTACTTTCAGCTTGAAAAGCCATCTCGCTTTGTATCACGGAGACCTTCTCCGCCAGTTAACTTACACTCTCACTGAGCGCTGAAAACATTCCGCGAATTTCTGACTTTGCGCGTCCCGGAATACTATCCTTCTCATAAGCCACTGCTCGTTTCTTAGGGGGTCTCGCCTCATCATGCTCGCCCTCCGCTCTGGGCACCTCCATAGGTGGGGGTGTTTCCAATGGAGCCGACGCAGGCGGAGGACACGTTCCTCTCGCGTGCTTGAAGTCCACGATTTCGGACGTAACCTTTTTAATAACCTCGCTCATATTCGCAGTTGTCCTATTTTATGCGCGCTCCCTGTCGCATGCTCCGAGGATACCCCGACCTCACCTCTGCTCGTCCCCCGCGGATtatgtcagcccaggtggttgtTCCCGACCATCCAAGAATCGGTCTTGCCTGGTGCCCTCTGGGTCTGGAACTGGACCTGGTGTGGTTGTCGGGCCTGGTGCGACTTCCGGAACCATGCGGATTCTCATCGCTCTGGACGCTGTCCGCCCTCTGGACCTGGAGCGTCCCCGGGATCTGGAGCGCCTTCTGGATCGGGAACAGCCTTGAATGCCCGATGGGGCCGATGAGTCCGACTCTTGAGAGCGTCGGTGCCTTTCACAGGAGATAGTTGGAAAGTGCTGGTCATCCTTGAATGGCGGTGATGGCTTGCTTGTTTCTTCCCGCTAAGCGTTGCGTGCTCGTTCTCCTCTTCTGCGGCGAGCCACGTACGGAGTCTGGAAACATTTCTTGCATCCTTTAGCTGCGGTGCGGTGGGCCTCGCCGCAGATCTTGCATTTTGGATCGCACCTTTGTTGTTCATCGGGGCTGTTTGCTCCACAGCCCTTGCATACCACTTCCTCTGGTAACGGGCAGACATCGGAACGGTGCCCAAGGCGTCCGCAGGTGTAAGAAACATTCATCTATTTGCGGTAAAGCTTGCGCCTGATCGGAGTGCCCCCATACGCAACGTAATTTGGGACTTTATATCCCTCGAATAACACCACAGTTCCAGGATTCTTGATTATTTTGGCACCTAGTGCGAGCGGATTTCTCCCGTTGACGATCTTCCTGTCAATGACTTCAGGGCCGTCGTAGATTGCGATGCGGTGAATTACCCCCTTGCAAGTGACGTGCGGCGCAGCAACATGTATACGCGCTCACCTCATGCTGTTACCCGGAGACTGTAATGTTCTCCACAGCGGTGTAGCGAAGCGCGTGTTCGTTGCTGGATGTGCTGATAACCATCACATTTTGCATCGGATTGGGGCACATAGTGTCCCATTCTGTTTCCGCCGAATTGATACCTGTTGCAGCCCATAGGGCTTCTGCGACCACTCTGGGGCCTGCCGTCGTAATACTCACTCGCCGCCTGCGTCGGACCACTACCTTCATTTCGTCCTTGGGTAGCGGTGGCATCTTTCTGACCCGGAGAATCTTGCTTTCAGCTTCGTTATATCTATTGCAGCCCGGTAGCATATCTTGGCCGTCAGGGTGGGCCGCGGACGAGTTGGCGCCAAGACGCCCGGCAGCGTTCTTGTAAGCAGGCCGCTTGGCGACCGTTATCCAGCCGGAATATTTCCCAAGACCTTCGGGAGCTAAATCCTACCCATTGACTTGATACTCCATCGCATGAAAAGCGGCGAACTAGCTCCTACTGGCTAACGCAGGCCAGCGGCAGCGGCCGAGCGTCAAGTCGAGAATCGCGTCGTTATGATTAGCGTTAGGGTTAGCACTCAGTCTCGCGTGATCGGCACAATATCAGCGATAAACTCTCAGAAAGTTCACCCACCTCCAAAGACTGCATCCACTTGTTCGCCAGAACTTCAATGAAGCAATGCACTCAAAAGTTTACGAGAAACCACTTTATAGACCTCCAAGAGATGTTGAAAAAGCTGGAGCTAATAGGAGCATGTCCGACCTATTCGGCGCCCGGGTAGAAGACTTGCCGTTTTTTTTATCCTGTAACTTTGTGATTCCATTAGACCAGCTACAGACTTGAAAATTCTAATTCCGTGTGAGAATAAAAAATGCGATGTCGAGCCATCTTTATTTCAAAacgccttttttttcctttttttctttacttagaGAGACtatggcccaaacaatgaaacgttcctttccttcgagcgcttcctaaccttacgtgaggcctccttacagcgaaggaccgatggaggaagcaagcgtactctgaaagctcccttcgcccgtcctcacgtaaggagcggttgccgcatgcctggttTCGAGATTATaccttaaaagctttacgcgaacactattattcaataaaaaaggttgtatcgtcgcacaatctttaatttgaagagctaatatagagaggcgtggacgctttcttctagtattgtttactaaactttaaaaaagtagcgcattacagtgcaaaacttgatgtgctccatcgacgctggcacgccggcgtcgtgcaacgcctagcaacgctttcatgccgcacgcgtgactgaaacgaacatgcctggcaagacgtaccgtgctcgcgcttctccgcaggcgggcgacaacgcgcatgcgcaagcaaatgtcacgtggttaagcagtgaggggaagcgctcgttcagggccaggagcggcgtaaggacgcatgaaggtagctttggagctaccttatgctgaggaagcaccaaggaagccttcaccgagggcccctcagtaaggaagccttcagagtgacataaggtggcctcaccgcaatgaaggcttccttactgaggtaaggaagatttcattgtttggcctctagtgtagcagtggccactatggctgagcgcctaaagaagtcggtttagAGGGGACGGACGTGACTACAGAAAGCAGTAAtggcaaaaaaagagtagtggctcttccgtacattcattcagtgtcgcacaggcttgaAAAacttgcaagtagatatgatgttaatgttgctttcactgctcccaataagctagttAAGATATGCGCTGCGTACAGAGGacaaaggagcaggtaaaaggcaaaaaaggaaCAGATATATGTttagtgaagcacaataagaacaacagttttactgattgtagtatgggtgtggtttataaattTCCCCTTAGCTGTgaccagttctacgtagggcaaacgggatgatgtatcaatcagaggctaatggaacataaaaggtcttTAACCGGTGGATAGCCTTcaaatctttccctacattgccaagattgtaactgcgcCAGAGTtggcgccgttggaaactgctggcgatacttCTGGGAAGGTTCCTTCGCACGACTTCGCGTGCTGCTGTATGCGTTCAGGCCGCTCAAACGGTGTTTATAATCGGATATGACACGTATTTATGCATTAGCAACGTATTCTTTTCCTTatcttctttatcttttttttaatgccgcTCGGTGATTGCGCGTGCATTGCTTCCACAGTGTCGGTTTTTATCAAACTATGTTATTGCACGGTTCGCTTtgaagaacaaatatttttcttgttcttcaagcagcctACAGGCGTGTATTTTTGCGCATGTGGATTTTCCATCAGTAGGTCTGGCGAAACGCGACGGAATAACATAACCTTCCTGCTGGCCgcttcaaacaaaaaaaaaatctgcctcaTTCGGCGCCCTGCACTAAGATTTACGGGCAGTATATTTATAGAtaaaaaacccgccgtggttgctcactggctatggtgttgggctgctgagcacgaggtcgcgggatcgaatcccggccacggcggccgcatgtcgatgggggcgaaatgcgaaaacacccgtgtgcttagatttaggtgcacgttaaagaaccccaggtggtcaaaatttccggagttctccactacggcgtgcctcataatcagaaagtggttttggcacgtaaaaccccaaatattattattattatagataaaaaaaaaaagaaaactactgtGCAACATCTCATTCATGGTTCCGTGTTCCTCGCGAAATACAATGGGGAGTAATTGCCACGCGTTCTTTTATTGCGGTCGGACctcgggcgccgaaaacagtTGTGGGTACCCAATATGCATGCTAATCTTTGGCCCGTAAGCCATGTGACGTTTTTTCTCCAATCCATGCTTAACAACTACAACGAAAAGAAGGAAAATGGGCGCAGTAGCCTAATTAGTGGGTACATAGAGgacatggcgttgcgctgctaaattCGAGCTCACGGGTTAAATCAGGTCGCGCTATTCAATGACAAATATATATGGAAAAGcacttaggttcacgttaaagcaCTCCAGCTGGTGAGAACTGAACACTtggcctcgtaatcatatcgccAGACGTAAGAAGCTAGAATTTGTTtaattaaagaagaaaagaaggtaGCTGCGTTCTTCGGCTTTGTTCTAGCGGTGTAAGCGAATGAAGctattctcgagtctgatttctgagaaaaacgtgtcacgcttatcttatatttcattGCTACATTTAATGCCGTTCCCAactgtacgtccgctcaactaGTCAGCCTCTGTATTATAAACGGCttctttcagttatccggtgcactatcataagaACAATAATGAATCAATTAAAGGAGCCGCATGCTTCACTTACAAGTAGAAATATTTGTAGGTCTGCTGTGTTTGTCGAAGAAGGTaagtgtggtaccacattgggcacccaTATTTAATGAGTTGCAGGCATGACTGTCAAAAAATAATGTTTTCCAgtgcctgaatcaagttagcagatttacaggATTCCCCAAAGCggggcgtttatattgaatgacagctaggaactcGTTAAGTAGAACCGATTTACACGCGCGTGCTAAATttctcaggaactggtgcgcctctgcgCTACAGCCACGGCCCTCCAACGGCACAGTCATTCGAAATGAGAGTCCTCACTTGCACTGGCCCCTCACCTTCGAGATTTCCAAAGTGATGTTATGCGTTACATTCGAACTGAAACGCGTATTTCATAACTTTCATTAGTGAATTCTGACGCCTAATACTAACTGACGAGGAAATAGCATTCGATCAGACTGTATGTTTCTATTTCATTTCGCCTTCTAGCATTTTGAGTGagatagccagacaagccacggagattacatTGGTAAACACTTCTCGATTCCGTCTAAGTACACAAGCGATACCCTTTTCCCAGCACCGTTGCTCTTATTAACGTCCCCCTCCCCCTAATAATGACCTTGATTCCTTTGATTCCTTGAACACGAAAGAAGCCCGCGCTGTaacattgccgcgcgactggcggCTCCAGGGATTCTGTGCCTCctgtgtgcgtttgcgtgtgtgtaAGATCACTTCAAGAGGTTACGCATTGACTCGGGTGTCGTTACATGATGTGCGCGGTGGGATCGGCACCaggattcgtttttttttctttttcgacacATGGGCGATGAGATAACTGCGCGTTACAATAGGAGGCGAGGTGCAATCGTGCAAAGACGGTATAGTACGCGGGGTGTACGCATCCCGAATTCAGGAGCAGGAAGCGGCGCCAGCTTCCTCTCCCACAGGCAGCTGTAATCAAGAGCTGGCCAGAAGGCGCGCTAATGAAAAGCCGGTGCCTCTGTTCCTGTGGTGAGCCACATCGAGGTGTTCCTAACGTAAGATGAAACTATAGCGCAGGGTCACCGACGCGTGGTGTTCTCTTGCTTTCAGAATCGGACGACGCCTGAGAGGCGCTGCCGACAGACATTCATTTCGGCTCACGTTGCTGCGATGGCAGCAATGTGAAGCGCGATAGTCGACACAACTTCTGTGTGCACCTCGTGCGCTCCCCGGTCAATGGGAAGTGCGAGACGACTCTGCGGCGCAAAAGTGTCGGGCTCAAGCACAGGCGTGGGTTTTGAGCTCAAGTGGCGGCACTAACGCACTACACTCGGCGGAGAAAGAATATAGACATTTTCATCGGGCGAGCAGAAAAGGGCGCgtggcgagcctttcctcctgtCTGGCTTGTGTGAttcggcgcggcgctgcttgcaAGCATCGCTGTCGCGTGCTGCCGAACTATTTgaagatgttttagatcgtactttgtgaatcGCGAGAATTCCGGCGCAGACTGCATCGCTTACAAACTTTGTTTAATATCGTCAATAAAGGAACAAATATGGATCCCGACATCTACATCATTTTTAATTGAACAAGAGAAACCAGGCGCAAGCACAGCAAAACGATTGTGATGCCACAGACAAACTACTGCTTATCGCTTCTCGTTTTTCCCTTGAACTGTATAGCAAAGTGGAATGCTTTACCGCAAGAAGTCGCTTGTATGTCCTCGGTCGAATCCTTTGTGTCTGGCGTGC comes from Dermacentor albipictus isolate Rhodes 1998 colony unplaced genomic scaffold, USDA_Dalb.pri_finalv2 scaffold_21, whole genome shotgun sequence and encodes:
- the LOC139052318 gene encoding uncharacterized protein, whose protein sequence is MQRLTKTRQPTATNAPLASSSNAAGATEPTLSTLNVTSDVPNSKPAALPQPAAFLHSAHATVHIPATFNAVSNAESSDSTAASQSPFVASMSPTTKFHAVSDAKSLGPLNVSQPAAFTVAATVAAASIPATLAPVVKCCNQTSESQLNALVAAAPTGSTTSAVLDSANSTPANVIPNVSRCVSVAPTSLTTVYPADDSSAEMDFTSSPDNDHNTPSLESGWSTVSTSRKPASAARPRTELISVGIQLPPGTLTPKLPLYDLLAAIVSAAHLSSKTSAEITLQAKPAQSLVFLKTHSPLTAQLLLSLTHLQLHGSYAAIVKGPSVQASLSSSTIPSPSLTDENRSFDLRLTMLERHQREQQRISQDLQQQIHALTQTLKTTTSSLTSQLTKLNEHLATLITPSPNAQVAPLADLVETTTTAHHTRLLQLETSIVQILTTLQTQSKQLESFASMLGSLQESLHPAKKKERVPANSSTSNLS